A DNA window from Microcystis aeruginosa NIES-843 contains the following coding sequences:
- a CDS encoding type II toxin-antitoxin system HicB family antitoxin: protein MQYKVSLKQTEEGYAVWCPGLPGCASQGTTKEEALNNIQDAIVSYLEVAEELNQGVESCYVEVELNHA from the coding sequence ATGCAGTATAAAGTCAGTCTTAAGCAAACAGAAGAAGGATATGCTGTTTGGTGTCCCGGTTTACCCGGCTGTGCTTCTCAAGGTACAACAAAAGAAGAAGCTCTCAATAATATTCAAGATGCTATTGTGTCTTATTTAGAAGTTGCCGAGGAATTGAATCAAGGTGTAGAATCTTGTTATGTGGAAGTTGAATTAAATCATGCCTAG
- a CDS encoding IS701-like element ISMae34 family transposase, translating into MKETTPAAMPPCFDRWCRRFDNCFKNEAQKNGFRQYLGGLLGESERKNLTQMANNAVGVVYNRLHHFLTESPWSDRQVNECRLQVMNQCRQTQIPRGFSLIVDDSGHRKSGNLTAGVGRQYLGEIGKTDNGIVAVTTHLYDGKKSVPLDIEIYQPASSLAEGKEDKEFKKKPEIAIDLIDRSLTRGYRPKIVLIDAGYGNNTNFLKALEERKLKYLGGLAKNRKVIIEKEGGVEETIQLEQLAKSLSEKDWEKITLNLDKEKTVWVAVFRAKISQLEGERNLAIVMNASSMEKATEVDYFITNVVEADTVTASWIVRTYTERNWVEVFYREAKGWLGLREYQVRDKRSLLRHFILVFCAYTFILWHKLTGGLQRRWANRPLNTFVEALEAFRTAMSFRFFEWLTENRDVFAAYKASLGFVWA; encoded by the coding sequence ATGAAAGAGACAACCCCAGCCGCGATGCCCCCATGCTTTGACCGATGGTGTCGGCGGTTTGACAATTGCTTCAAAAACGAAGCGCAAAAAAACGGCTTCAGACAATATTTAGGAGGATTATTAGGGGAAAGTGAGCGGAAAAACCTCACTCAAATGGCCAATAATGCCGTCGGAGTAGTTTATAACCGATTACATCACTTTTTGACCGAATCTCCCTGGTCAGACCGTCAGGTGAATGAATGTCGGTTGCAAGTGATGAACCAATGCCGCCAGACGCAAATCCCCCGAGGATTTTCCCTGATTGTCGATGACTCAGGACATCGAAAAAGTGGCAATCTGACCGCCGGAGTTGGCAGGCAGTACCTAGGAGAAATTGGCAAGACAGACAACGGAATAGTCGCCGTCACTACCCATCTCTACGACGGCAAAAAAAGTGTCCCCCTAGACATTGAAATTTATCAACCGGCTAGTTCCTTAGCCGAGGGGAAAGAAGACAAAGAATTTAAGAAGAAACCAGAGATAGCGATAGATTTAATTGACCGGAGCTTAACCAGAGGCTATCGACCGAAAATCGTCTTAATAGATGCTGGTTATGGCAACAACACAAATTTTCTCAAAGCCCTGGAAGAAAGAAAGCTAAAATACTTAGGAGGATTGGCAAAAAATCGAAAAGTAATTATTGAAAAAGAAGGGGGTGTGGAAGAAACAATCCAGCTTGAGCAACTAGCAAAAAGCCTATCAGAAAAGGATTGGGAGAAAATCACCCTAAATCTAGATAAAGAAAAAACGGTTTGGGTAGCGGTATTCAGAGCGAAAATATCTCAACTAGAAGGAGAAAGGAACTTGGCGATCGTCATGAATGCAAGTTCAATGGAAAAAGCCACAGAGGTGGACTATTTCATCACCAATGTAGTTGAGGCAGATACAGTAACAGCTTCGTGGATAGTGAGGACTTACACCGAAAGAAATTGGGTGGAAGTATTCTACCGAGAAGCCAAAGGATGGTTAGGGTTAAGGGAATATCAAGTCAGGGATAAACGAAGCTTACTTCGTCATTTTATCCTGGTGTTTTGTGCCTATACATTTATCCTGTGGCATAAGTTAACTGGGGGATTGCAAAGGCGGTGGGCGAATCGACCTTTAAACACTTTTGTGGAAGCCTTGGAAGCTTTTCGGACAGCGATGTCTTTCCGTTTCTTTGAGTGGCTGACCGAGAATCGGGATGTGTTTGCCGCTTACAAAGCCAGTTTAGGCTTTGTTTGGGCTTGA
- a CDS encoding IS630-like element ISMae23 family transposase: protein MPAKDFLDLEEKKNLQKALKEEERAEVRERILMFLLLNDGKTQREIAEFIGCSLKTVAPWCVHGDPNNLESLEDGRKNGNHKKATEEYINLLLKIVDEDPKEFGYEFGRWTAARLAEHLEKETRIKLSGSQVRRILRRKKYVYIWAKYSLEDKQDKKLRKAFKEKLDEYLRLAKEKPESIQVWFWDGAFKVATQVRHTAPHECGFSLRVIRRRAWTKKGKRKKVNGQRKRGRVNVMGALRYNDKKRVCFMIKKGNSETFHEQLKKLHEEIRQEWINLGNLPEDFREKGPKIIIILDNASYHKKKDVIEQVEKELPNIRLEFLPAYSPDYNLIELVWHSAKEYIANREFENKEELEKVVNQLLNEGGLIIKWSRKLKNKGNAVNVT from the coding sequence ATGCCAGCCAAAGATTTCCTAGATTTAGAAGAAAAGAAAAACTTACAAAAAGCTCTTAAAGAAGAAGAAAGAGCAGAAGTTAGGGAAAGAATTTTAATGTTTCTCTTGCTAAACGACGGAAAAACTCAACGAGAAATAGCTGAGTTTATTGGCTGTTCACTCAAAACGGTCGCCCCTTGGTGTGTTCACGGTGATCCTAACAATTTAGAAAGTCTAGAAGATGGGAGAAAAAATGGAAATCATAAAAAAGCCACAGAGGAATATATTAATTTACTATTAAAAATAGTTGATGAAGACCCGAAGGAATTTGGATATGAATTCGGGAGATGGACAGCGGCAAGATTAGCAGAGCATCTAGAAAAGGAAACAAGAATTAAACTGAGTGGCTCGCAAGTGAGAAGAATATTGAGAAGAAAAAAGTATGTGTATATCTGGGCGAAATATAGTCTAGAAGATAAGCAAGACAAGAAATTAAGAAAAGCATTTAAAGAAAAATTAGATGAATATTTAAGGTTGGCTAAAGAAAAGCCAGAGTCAATCCAGGTATGGTTTTGGGACGGGGCTTTCAAGGTGGCGACGCAGGTTCGCCACACAGCCCCTCATGAGTGTGGATTTAGTTTGAGAGTAATAAGAAGGAGAGCTTGGACAAAAAAAGGAAAGCGAAAAAAAGTGAATGGACAAAGAAAAAGAGGAAGGGTGAATGTGATGGGAGCCTTAAGATATAATGACAAAAAACGAGTCTGTTTTATGATCAAAAAAGGAAATTCAGAAACTTTCCATGAACAATTAAAGAAACTTCATGAAGAGATTCGTCAAGAATGGATAAACTTGGGAAATCTGCCCGAAGATTTTCGAGAAAAAGGACCGAAAATTATCATCATATTAGACAATGCTAGTTATCACAAAAAGAAAGATGTTATTGAGCAGGTGGAAAAAGAGTTGCCCAATATTAGGCTAGAGTTTTTACCAGCTTATAGTCCAGATTACAACCTAATAGAATTAGTGTGGCATTCCGCTAAAGAGTACATAGCTAATCGAGAATTTGAAAATAAAGAAGAACTGGAAAAAGTAGTCAATCAGCTTTTAAATGAAGGGGGATTGATTATTAAATGGAGTAGAAAACTTAAAAATAAGGGTAATGCTGTCAATGTAACTTAA
- a CDS encoding IS630 family transposase, whose amino-acid sequence MINLEFTEEEKNSLYYERFHHPHPRVQLKMEVLWLKSQKIPHKKICQLAGISPNTLLTYLRDYEEGGIEKLKEINLYRPKSELESQRETLKKYFEKNPPATINEAVYRREKLTGIKRSPTQVRKFLKSLGMKCLKVGSLPSKADPDEQEDYKEKKLEPRLNEAKEGKRAVFFVDAAHFVMGAFLGFVWCFERLFVKSPSGRKRFNVLGALNAITHEVILVTNDTYITAAQVCELLKKIAALGITIPITLVLDNARYQKCKIVEELALSLSIELLYLPSYSPNLNLIERLWKFVKKKCLYGKYYENFSDFSSAIYECLNDAHLKHKKELDSLLTLRFQKFNKSQIMNV is encoded by the coding sequence ATGATTAACCTAGAATTCACGGAAGAAGAAAAGAACTCACTGTATTATGAAAGATTTCATCATCCCCATCCCCGGGTTCAACTGAAGATGGAAGTTCTCTGGTTAAAGAGCCAAAAGATACCGCACAAAAAAATTTGTCAGTTAGCAGGAATCTCGCCAAATACCTTATTAACCTATCTTCGAGATTATGAAGAAGGCGGAATAGAAAAATTAAAAGAAATCAACTTATATCGCCCTAAAAGTGAATTAGAGTCTCAAAGAGAAACGCTCAAAAAATATTTCGAGAAAAATCCACCAGCCACAATAAATGAAGCTGTATATAGAAGAGAAAAATTGACAGGAATAAAACGAAGTCCTACCCAAGTGAGAAAATTCTTAAAATCCTTGGGAATGAAATGTTTAAAAGTAGGTTCTCTTCCTTCTAAAGCTGACCCAGATGAACAAGAGGACTACAAAGAAAAAAAGCTAGAACCCAGACTAAATGAGGCTAAAGAAGGAAAAAGGGCTGTTTTTTTTGTTGATGCCGCTCACTTCGTCATGGGAGCATTTCTCGGTTTTGTTTGGTGTTTTGAGAGACTTTTCGTTAAGTCACCGAGCGGGCGTAAACGCTTCAATGTTTTAGGAGCATTAAATGCGATAACTCATGAAGTTATTCTGGTTACTAATGACACTTATATTACAGCAGCTCAAGTCTGTGAACTTCTTAAAAAAATAGCTGCTTTAGGAATAACTATTCCCATCACTCTAGTCTTAGATAATGCCCGCTATCAAAAATGTAAAATTGTTGAAGAATTGGCTCTTTCTTTGTCAATAGAGCTACTGTATCTTCCGTCTTATTCGCCTAATCTAAATTTAATTGAAAGGCTGTGGAAATTTGTCAAAAAGAAATGTTTGTATGGTAAATATTATGAAAACTTTTCTGACTTTTCTTCAGCTATTTATGAATGTCTGAATGATGCCCACCTGAAACATAAAAAAGAACTGGATTCCTTGCTCACTCTACGATTTCAGAAGTTTAATAAATCTCAGATTATGAACGTCTAA
- a CDS encoding RNA-guided endonuclease InsQ/TnpB family protein → MEKAYSFRFYPTPTQESLLRRTLGCVRLVYNKALHLRTQAWYERQERVGYTETSSMLTDWKKQEELDFLNEVSCVPLQQGLRHLQTAFTNFFAGRTKYPNFKKKHQGGSAEFTKSAFKFKDRQIYLAKCTEPLPIRWSRQIPESCEPSTVTVRLHPSGRWHISIRFDDPTIKPLPVTDKAIGIDLGISSLVITSDGDKVSNPKHFKKHYRRLRKAQKSLSRKQKGSKNREKARIKVAKIHAQITDSRKDHLHKLTTQLVRENQPVVVENLAVKNMVKNPKLSQAISDVSWGEITRQLAYKCRWYGRNYIEIDRWFPSSKRCSNCGHIAEKMPLNVREWDCPDCGTHHDRDINASKNILAAGLAVSVCRATIRPEQSKSVKAGAKNPSGKKQKPKS, encoded by the coding sequence ATGGAAAAAGCCTATTCGTTTCGATTTTACCCCACACCAACACAAGAGTCGCTATTGCGGCGCACATTGGGCTGTGTAAGATTGGTTTACAATAAGGCACTCCATCTCAGAACACAAGCTTGGTATGAAAGACAAGAAAGAGTAGGATATACTGAAACTTCTTCAATGTTGACCGATTGGAAAAAACAAGAAGAATTAGACTTTTTAAACGAAGTTAGCTGTGTACCTTTACAACAAGGGTTAAGACATTTACAAACAGCTTTTACTAATTTCTTTGCTGGTCGGACTAAGTATCCTAACTTTAAGAAAAAACATCAAGGAGGAAGTGCCGAATTTACCAAATCTGCTTTTAAATTTAAAGACAGACAAATCTATTTAGCTAAATGCACAGAACCTTTACCTATTCGATGGTCAAGACAAATACCAGAAAGCTGTGAACCAAGCACAGTAACAGTCAGATTACATCCCTCAGGACGTTGGCATATCTCAATTAGATTTGATGACCCAACGATTAAGCCATTACCAGTAACAGATAAAGCCATTGGAATTGACTTAGGAATTAGTAGCCTCGTGATTACCAGCGATGGCGATAAAGTGTCTAATCCCAAGCATTTTAAAAAGCATTATCGGAGACTGCGAAAGGCCCAAAAAAGCCTTTCTAGAAAACAGAAAGGGTCAAAAAATCGGGAAAAAGCAAGAATCAAAGTAGCCAAGATTCACGCTCAAATCACCGATAGCAGAAAAGACCATTTACATAAGCTAACCACTCAATTAGTTCGTGAAAACCAACCGGTTGTGGTTGAGAACTTAGCCGTCAAGAATATGGTCAAAAACCCGAAATTATCTCAGGCAATATCTGATGTAAGCTGGGGAGAAATTACCCGACAATTAGCCTATAAATGCCGTTGGTATGGAAGAAATTACATCGAAATAGATAGATGGTTTCCTAGCTCTAAAAGATGTAGTAATTGTGGGCATATTGCTGAGAAAATGCCGTTAAATGTTCGAGAGTGGGACTGTCCAGACTGTGGGACGCACCATGACCGAGATATTAACGCGAGTAAAAATATTTTGGCCGCAGGGCTTGCGGTGTCAGTCTGTAGAGCGACCATAAGACCAGAACAGAGTAAATCTGTTAAGGCAGGTGCGAAAAATCCTTCGGGAAAGAAGCAGAAACCCAAATCGTGA
- a CDS encoding IS630-like element ISMae23 family transposase: MPAKDFLDLEEKKNLQKALKEEERAEVRERILMFLLLNDGKTQREIADFIGCSLKTVAPWCVHGDPNNLESLEDGRKNGNHKKATEEYINLLLKIVDEDPKEFGYEFGRWTAARLAEHLEKETRIKLSGSQVRRILRRKKYVYIWAKYSLEDKQDKKLRKAFKEKLDEYLRLAKEKPESIQVWFWDGAFKVATQVRHTAPHECGFSLRVIRRRAWTKKGKRKKVNGQRKRGRVNVMGALRYNDKKRVCFMIKKGNSETFHEQLKKLHEEIRQEWINLGNLPEDFREKGPKIIIILDNASYHKKKDVIEQVEKELPNIRLEFLPAYSPDYNLIELVWHSAKEYIANREFENKEELEKVVNQLLNEGGLIIKWSRKLKNKGNAVNVT, from the coding sequence ATGCCAGCAAAAGATTTCCTAGACTTAGAAGAAAAGAAAAACTTACAAAAAGCTCTTAAAGAAGAAGAAAGAGCAGAGGTTAGGGAAAGAATTTTAATGTTTCTCTTGCTAAACGACGGAAAAACTCAACGAGAAATAGCTGACTTTATTGGCTGTTCACTCAAAACGGTCGCCCCTTGGTGTGTTCACGGTGATCCTAACAATTTAGAAAGTCTAGAAGATGGGAGAAAAAATGGAAATCATAAAAAAGCCACAGAGGAATATATTAATTTACTATTAAAAATAGTTGATGAAGACCCGAAGGAATTTGGATATGAATTCGGGAGATGGACAGCGGCAAGATTAGCAGAGCATCTAGAAAAGGAAACAAGAATTAAACTGAGTGGCTCGCAAGTGAGAAGAATATTGAGAAGAAAAAAGTATGTGTATATCTGGGCGAAATATAGTCTAGAAGATAAGCAAGACAAGAAATTAAGAAAAGCATTTAAAGAAAAATTAGATGAATATTTAAGGTTGGCTAAAGAAAAGCCAGAGTCAATCCAGGTATGGTTTTGGGACGGGGCTTTCAAGGTGGCGACGCAGGTTCGCCACACAGCCCCTCATGAGTGTGGATTTAGTTTGAGAGTAATAAGAAGGAGAGCTTGGACAAAAAAAGGAAAGCGAAAAAAAGTGAATGGACAAAGAAAAAGAGGAAGGGTGAATGTGATGGGAGCCTTAAGATATAATGACAAAAAACGAGTCTGTTTTATGATCAAAAAAGGAAATTCAGAAACTTTCCATGAACAATTAAAGAAACTTCATGAAGAGATTCGTCAAGAATGGATAAACTTGGGAAATCTGCCCGAAGATTTTCGAGAAAAAGGACCGAAAATTATCATCATATTAGACAATGCTAGTTATCACAAAAAGAAAGATGTTATTGAGCAGGTGGAAAAAGAGTTGCCCAATATTAGGCTAGAGTTTTTACCAGCTTATAGTCCAGATTACAACCTAATAGAATTAGTGTGGCATTCCGCTAAAGAGTACATAGCTAATCGAGAATTTGAAAATAAAGAAGAACTGGAAAAAGTAGTCAATCAGCTTTTAAATGAAGGGGGATTGATTATTAAATGGAGTAGAAAACTTAAAAATAAGGGTAATGCTGTCAATGTAACTTAA
- a CDS encoding glucose-6-phosphate isomerase, with amino-acid sequence MDNLQLWQRYQDWLYYHPNLELYLDVSRIPFDEAFLKGLEAKFERAFQDMAALEQGAIANPDEQRMVGHYWLRAPELAPNQELRDEITEPIAQIKEFVKKIHSGAIKPPNRAKFSHILCVGIGGSALGPQFVAEALSPLNPPLEIAFIDNTDPKGIDRTLAHLPLATTLVIVTSKSGGTPEARNGMLEVRNAYEKLDLDFPQHAVAVTMPGSQLDKYAQDWLTRFPMQDWVGGRTSELSAVGLLPAALQGIDIDEMLAGAKEMDMATRVHNLKKNPSALLALAWYHEGKGKGEKDMVILPYKDSLYLFSRYLQQLVMESLGKEKDLDGNKVYQGIAVYGNKGSTDQHAYVQQLREGVPNFFATFIEVLKDRQGDSIEVETGSTAGDFLSGLLQGTRQALYENSRHSITITIPEVTPRQVGALIALYERAVSFYASLVNINAYHQPGVEAGKKAAASILDLQRKIVQVVRETGTSLDLATLAAKIGASDQVEAIYKIVRHLNANRRSLTITGDLSKPETLQISTR; translated from the coding sequence ATGGATAATCTGCAACTCTGGCAACGTTACCAAGATTGGTTATACTATCACCCTAACCTAGAACTTTATCTCGATGTCAGTCGGATTCCCTTCGATGAGGCTTTTCTCAAAGGTCTAGAAGCAAAATTTGAGCGCGCTTTCCAAGATATGGCAGCTTTAGAACAGGGTGCGATCGCAAATCCCGACGAACAGCGTATGGTCGGCCACTACTGGCTGCGCGCTCCTGAACTCGCTCCTAACCAGGAATTGCGGGACGAAATCACCGAACCGATAGCACAGATCAAAGAATTTGTCAAGAAAATTCACTCTGGAGCGATTAAGCCGCCCAATCGGGCAAAATTTAGCCATATTCTCTGTGTAGGCATCGGGGGGTCTGCTTTGGGTCCCCAATTCGTTGCCGAGGCTCTATCCCCCCTTAATCCCCCCTTAGAGATTGCTTTTATTGATAATACCGACCCCAAAGGTATCGATCGCACCCTAGCCCATTTACCCTTAGCTACCACCCTCGTTATCGTCACCAGTAAATCCGGCGGCACTCCCGAAGCGAGAAACGGAATGTTAGAGGTCCGCAACGCTTACGAAAAACTGGATTTAGACTTTCCGCAACACGCAGTCGCCGTCACTATGCCGGGTAGCCAACTAGACAAATACGCCCAAGATTGGCTAACTCGTTTCCCCATGCAGGATTGGGTCGGTGGTCGTACATCAGAACTATCCGCCGTCGGTCTTCTCCCGGCCGCTTTGCAGGGTATCGACATTGATGAAATGTTAGCCGGGGCCAAAGAAATGGACATGGCCACCCGCGTCCATAACCTGAAAAAAAACCCTAGCGCCCTACTTGCTCTAGCTTGGTATCATGAGGGCAAGGGCAAGGGAGAGAAAGATATGGTGATTCTGCCCTACAAAGACAGTCTCTATCTCTTTAGCCGCTATCTGCAACAATTGGTAATGGAGTCCCTCGGTAAAGAAAAAGACCTCGATGGTAATAAGGTGTACCAAGGGATCGCCGTCTATGGTAACAAAGGTTCTACGGACCAACACGCCTACGTCCAACAATTACGAGAAGGTGTTCCCAATTTCTTCGCCACTTTTATTGAAGTGTTAAAAGACCGGCAAGGAGATTCGATAGAAGTGGAAACTGGCTCCACTGCCGGCGATTTCCTCTCAGGATTACTGCAAGGTACTCGACAAGCTTTATACGAAAATAGTCGTCACTCTATCACTATCACTATCCCAGAGGTCACTCCCCGTCAGGTAGGGGCTTTAATTGCCCTCTACGAACGGGCCGTTAGTTTCTATGCTAGTTTAGTTAATATTAACGCCTACCATCAACCCGGGGTAGAAGCAGGGAAAAAAGCCGCCGCTTCTATTCTGGATTTACAAAGAAAAATCGTGCAAGTTGTTCGGGAAACGGGAACTTCTCTCGACCTAGCCACTCTAGCGGCCAAAATCGGCGCTAGTGACCAAGTTGAAGCTATCTATAAAATTGTCCGTCATCTCAACGCTAATCGGCGCAGTTTAACTATTACCGGCGATTTAAGCAAACCGGAAACGCTCCAAATCTCTACCCGCTAA
- a CDS encoding ABC transporter permease has protein sequence MEMLENLKMAFSALMGNKLRSGLTMLGIAIGNASVIALVGVGEGAQKVALEQFEALGPNVLFVSTSSRNVRRTIPNPRPLTYEDAQAIASQVPAIAAISPELSGKRILSFGNRTSNSPLIGVGAEYLNVRNRQLSKGRFIMESDLKRDNRVIVLGSELAKNLFGNRNPVGENLRIGNLSFQVIGVLQAKGSLFEANQDDRALIPLTTMSNQVLGRNSIYGIPLTHISVLAKNSAQIKAAQFQISNLLQMRHQVSDENYVQVFLQTTVLEMAKETNDSLTRMLASIASISLFVGGIGVMNIMLVSVTERTQEIGLRKALGAKEGDIKGQFLIESVILATTGGIIGIFVGIQGMYLAGIFAALTTSVSIPAIILALGVSSAIGLIFGVVPAHRAAKLDPIVALRRL, from the coding sequence ATGGAAATGCTAGAAAACCTGAAAATGGCTTTTTCCGCTTTGATGGGCAATAAACTGCGTAGTGGTCTGACCATGCTAGGAATTGCTATCGGTAACGCCTCCGTCATTGCCCTAGTGGGGGTGGGTGAAGGAGCGCAAAAAGTCGCCCTCGAGCAGTTTGAAGCTCTCGGACCGAATGTTTTATTTGTTTCCACCTCCTCGCGCAATGTCCGGCGGACAATTCCTAATCCCCGGCCTCTCACCTACGAAGATGCTCAAGCGATCGCATCTCAAGTTCCCGCCATTGCCGCCATTTCTCCCGAATTGAGCGGTAAAAGAATTTTATCCTTCGGTAATAGAACCAGTAATAGCCCCCTGATTGGGGTGGGAGCCGAATACCTAAATGTGCGTAACCGTCAACTGTCTAAAGGTAGATTTATTATGGAATCTGACCTGAAACGGGATAATCGGGTGATTGTCTTGGGATCGGAATTAGCTAAAAATCTCTTTGGTAATCGCAATCCCGTCGGCGAAAATCTTCGCATCGGCAATCTTAGTTTTCAAGTCATTGGAGTTTTACAGGCGAAAGGCTCCTTATTTGAGGCTAATCAGGACGATCGAGCTTTAATTCCCCTAACTACCATGTCTAATCAGGTTTTAGGGCGCAATTCTATCTATGGCATTCCCCTGACTCATATTTCTGTCTTGGCCAAAAACTCTGCCCAAATTAAAGCCGCTCAGTTTCAGATTAGCAACCTGCTGCAAATGCGTCATCAGGTCAGCGACGAGAATTATGTGCAGGTTTTCCTCCAAACCACAGTCTTAGAAATGGCCAAAGAGACTAACGATAGTTTAACTAGAATGTTAGCCTCGATCGCCAGTATTTCCCTTTTTGTCGGGGGAATCGGTGTCATGAATATTATGCTCGTGTCAGTCACGGAAAGAACCCAAGAAATCGGGTTAAGAAAGGCTTTAGGAGCCAAAGAAGGGGATATAAAAGGTCAATTTCTCATTGAATCGGTGATTTTAGCTACCACTGGCGGAATTATCGGGATTTTTGTCGGCATTCAAGGAATGTATCTAGCGGGAATTTTTGCCGCTTTAACCACCAGTGTCTCAATCCCTGCGATAATTCTCGCTTTAGGAGTTTCTAGTGCCATCGGTCTGATTTTCGGTGTTGTTCCCGCTCATCGTGCCGCTAAATTAGATCCAATCGTTGCTTTGAGAAGATTATAG
- a CDS encoding DUF4214 domain-containing protein produces the protein MASNITQQGSLTLNDFIFIQGANPTRADEYLVTFTAFNQPVQISLISANNTTYDPIVQIIDARTNTIVASDDDSGNGNNSLIANFLPQGGVVYKIRVTSFNTINTEIEHPYTLQVNSVVGDVVLEERLSSFGNPQTGQVVTFQGVLDSRDYTFPSPSTAAPSLADEYKLAVTAFNQPIQVSLTSSNTGVYDPFLQIVNARTGAVVAFDDDSGDGLNSLIANFLPQGGVDYRIRVSSFNTITLPQTNPATYTLQVSAQVGQAAVTPRVPGIIPPPNTSPLTLTGDTAQIAYVVYYGRPADNSGLTFWDTTLTSAGISYSPRQGDGLTGSEAGAYNQIVNDFGNSSEADNLFGQLNNRDKVNKVYNFAFNRNAEQEGLNYWAERLDSGAITLANFALEIGLGAQGDDIIALRNKLTSADLFTNSLDLPEERAAYSGESAALFGRNWLSDFGTTVSTQAWVDAAISSLVS, from the coding sequence ATGGCTAGTAATATAACTCAACAGGGAAGCTTGACTCTCAATGATTTTATCTTTATACAAGGAGCAAATCCCACCAGAGCAGATGAATATCTGGTCACTTTTACTGCTTTTAACCAGCCCGTGCAGATATCTTTAATTTCTGCTAACAATACCACTTATGATCCTATCGTCCAAATTATTGATGCCAGAACCAACACAATAGTTGCCAGCGATGACGATAGCGGTAACGGCAATAATTCACTCATTGCTAATTTTCTGCCCCAAGGCGGAGTTGTTTATAAAATTCGAGTCACCAGCTTCAATACTATTAACACAGAGATCGAACATCCCTACACCTTACAGGTTAACTCTGTAGTGGGCGATGTGGTGCTTGAGGAAAGATTATCGAGCTTCGGCAACCCCCAAACAGGTCAAGTGGTTACTTTTCAGGGGGTATTAGACAGCAGAGACTATACTTTTCCCTCTCCTAGCACAGCTGCACCCTCTTTGGCGGATGAATATAAGTTGGCAGTGACTGCCTTTAATCAACCCATCCAAGTATCACTTACGTCCTCAAACACCGGTGTTTACGATCCCTTCCTACAGATTGTCAATGCCAGAACAGGGGCTGTAGTGGCTTTCGATGATGACAGTGGTGACGGACTCAATTCTTTAATTGCCAATTTCTTACCGCAAGGTGGGGTGGATTACCGGATTCGGGTAAGTAGTTTCAATACTATCACGCTGCCGCAGACCAATCCCGCCACCTATACATTGCAAGTGAGCGCTCAAGTGGGACAGGCAGCCGTAACCCCAAGAGTCCCCGGTATTATTCCTCCACCCAATACCAGTCCCCTAACCCTGACTGGTGACACGGCGCAAATCGCTTACGTTGTCTATTATGGACGACCGGCGGATAATTCTGGACTCACTTTCTGGGACACTACCTTGACGAGTGCTGGTATTAGTTATTCTCCGAGACAGGGAGATGGATTAACTGGCAGTGAAGCTGGTGCTTATAATCAAATTGTCAACGACTTTGGCAACTCGTCCGAAGCTGATAACCTTTTCGGTCAATTGAATAATCGGGACAAAGTGAATAAAGTTTATAACTTTGCTTTTAACCGTAACGCAGAACAAGAAGGTTTAAACTATTGGGCAGAGCGCCTAGATAGTGGTGCCATCACCCTAGCTAATTTTGCTCTGGAGATCGGATTGGGTGCCCAGGGCGACGATATTATTGCCCTACGCAATAAACTGACCAGCGCCGATCTGTTTACGAATTCACTGGATTTGCCCGAAGAAAGGGCGGCCTACTCGGGCGAAAGTGCGGCACTTTTCGGACGCAATTGGCTCAGTGATTTCGGCACGACCGTAAGTACCCAGGCTTGGGTTGATGCCGCTATCTCTAGCTTAGTAAGCTAA
- a CDS encoding V-type ATPase 116kDa subunit family protein — protein sequence MKIEQLEQHLKELQSSQEQLSEKVNRNSENSHCPPAADAALLVSVWKRGLY from the coding sequence TTGAAGATAGAACAGCTAGAGCAGCATCTCAAAGAATTACAATCATCTCAAGAGCAGCTTTCCGAGAAAGTCAATCGTAACTCAGAGAACTCCCATTGTCCGCCCGCCGCAGACGCGGCTCTTCTGGTTTCTGTGTGGAAACGGGGTCTATACTGA